The Microbacterium sp. W4I20 genome segment TCGTGCTGCGGATTCAGCAGCACCTCCTCGGTGCTGCCGCGCTCGACGATCTCGCCCTGGTACATCACCGCCACGCTGTCGGCGATGTTCCACGCCAGACCGAGGTCGTGCGTGATCACGAGTGCCGACAGGCCGAGCTTGCGCCGCAGAGACAGCAGCAGCCCGAGGATCTCGCCGCGCACCGATGCGTCCAGCGACGCGACCGGCTCGTCGGCGATGAGCATCTGGGGCTGCACGGCGAGCGCGCCGGCCATGACCACGCGCTGGCGCTGTCCGCCGCTGAGCTCCTGCGGGATCGCACTGAAGTACCGCTCGGGCGGAGTGAGCTCGGCCTCGGCCAGGCTCTGCGCGACGCGCTCGCGTTCGTCGCCGCCGAAGCGCTGGATGCGCAGGCCTTCGGCCACGGATTCGTACACGCTGTGCTTCGGGTTCAGCGCGGCCCAGGGGTCCTGGAGGATGAGCTGCACCTTCGACCGGAACTGCCCGAGGAGGCGGCCCCTGGTCGGGATCCGCTCGCCGGCGAACAGGATCTCCGAGCCCTGATCTGCGGGCTGCAGGCCCATCAGCGCGCGGGCGAGCGTGGACTTCCCCGAACCCGACTGACCGACCAGTGCGACGATCTCGCCCCGGCGCACCGCCAGGTCGACGGTGCGCACCGCGTGCACCGGGCGCCCGCCGGAGCGGTAGGTGACGTTGAGGCCCCGCGCTTCCAGCAGGACCTCGTCGCCGTGTTCCGTCTCGGGGATGTCGTCCGCGTCGCGGCCGTGCCGTGTGACCGGCGCCATGCGCGACGCGGGGTCGCCGATCGTCGGGAAGGCATCCGCCAGCTGGCGCGTGTACGGCTGCGTCGGTCGAGTGCACACGGCGTAGGCCTCACCGACCTCCACGAGCTCTCCATTGCGCATGATGGCGATTCGCTGGCAGGCGGTGGCGAGCACCGACAGGTCGTGGCTGATCATCAGCATCGAGATCCCGCGCTCGGCCACCAGCCGCGAGATCATGTCGAGGATCTGCTTCTGCACGATCACGTCGAGCGCTGTCGTCGGCTCGTCCGCGATGATGACCTCCGGATCGCACGCGAGCGCCATCGCGATCATGACGCGCTGCTTCTGTCCGCCGGACAGCTCGTGCGGGTAGGACTCCGCCTTCTGCGGGTCGAGGTCGACCACGTCGAGCAGCTCGAGCACTCGGGCCTTGCGTGCCTGCTCGGTCGACCACTGCTCGGAGACGTGGAGCTGGAGGGCCTCCATGATCTGCCACCCCACGGTGCGCACCGGGTTGAGGGAGTGCATGGCGCCCTGGAAGACGATCGATGTCTGCGACCACCGCACGGCGCGAAGCCGGCCGAACGACAGCGTCGCCACGTCTTCGTCTCCGAGCAGCACGCGTCCGGTCAGCGTCGCGTTGCGGGGGAGCAGCCGCAGCACGCTCATCGCCAGGGTGGACTTGCCGGAGCCCGACTCGCCCGCGATGCCGAGGGTCTCGCCGGCCGGGATCGTGAGCGAGATGTTCCGGA includes the following:
- a CDS encoding ABC transporter ATP-binding protein, with the translated sequence MPDLIFEDVSITYRTTGRSAREQIAAVRNISLTIPAGETLGIAGESGSGKSTLAMSVLRLLPRNATLTGRVLLGDEDVATLSFGRLRAVRWSQTSIVFQGAMHSLNPVRTVGWQIMEALQLHVSEQWSTEQARKARVLELLDVVDLDPQKAESYPHELSGGQKQRVMIAMALACDPEVIIADEPTTALDVIVQKQILDMISRLVAERGISMLMISHDLSVLATACQRIAIMRNGELVEVGEAYAVCTRPTQPYTRQLADAFPTIGDPASRMAPVTRHGRDADDIPETEHGDEVLLEARGLNVTYRSGGRPVHAVRTVDLAVRRGEIVALVGQSGSGKSTLARALMGLQPADQGSEILFAGERIPTRGRLLGQFRSKVQLILQDPWAALNPKHSVYESVAEGLRIQRFGGDERERVAQSLAEAELTPPERYFSAIPQELSGGQRQRVVMAGALAVQPQMLIADEPVASLDASVRGEILGLLLSLRRKLGLSALVITHDLGLAWNIADSVAVMYQGEIVERGSTEEVLLNPQHEYTRRLLAAAPRIEESAA